A DNA window from Gemmatimonadota bacterium contains the following coding sequences:
- a CDS encoding aspartate kinase — protein MIVMKFGGTSVGGAEAIRQVVKIVAKHREHDLVMVLSAMSKVTDALRTMAAQACEGTEPTDALSALRKRHDETIRALAEGEERKRALEVCAGLIDELSGILHGITLLRELSPRSIDLVSSFGERLSVVVVSAALRSAGLSSLPVDAREYVKTNERYTEAEVNYAETERRLSAGLAAMVSEGCIPVVTGFIGSTDEGVTTTLGRGASDFTASLVASALQAEEVWIWTDVDGAMTADPRIVEDARVLKEISYLEASEMSYFGAKVLHPMTMLPAVKQEIPIRIRNTFRSGNSGTLITSRTCAAPLGVKAVTSIDRLCLIMVEGTSLSRTPDTHARLFKTTADRKTQVIMITQASSEHDICLVVSEGDSPGTVRALKDEFRHEVAEGSLEEISVQPDLAVVAVVGGGMKGTPGIAARTFGILGEHGINIIAIAQGSSELNISFIVGRDDLRKTVQLVHASFGLGGDGDFELD, from the coding sequence ATGATCGTCATGAAATTCGGCGGCACTTCCGTAGGCGGCGCGGAGGCCATTCGACAAGTCGTCAAGATCGTCGCAAAGCACCGCGAACACGACCTGGTGATGGTCTTGTCCGCCATGAGCAAGGTGACCGACGCCCTCCGTACCATGGCGGCGCAGGCCTGCGAGGGGACGGAGCCCACGGATGCCCTCTCGGCGCTGAGGAAACGCCACGACGAGACGATCCGCGCACTGGCCGAAGGAGAAGAGCGGAAACGGGCCCTCGAAGTCTGTGCCGGGCTCATCGACGAACTATCCGGCATCCTGCACGGCATAACGCTGCTCAGGGAGCTTTCCCCGCGTTCGATCGACCTGGTCAGTTCCTTCGGCGAGCGCCTTTCCGTGGTCGTCGTCTCGGCCGCGCTCAGATCGGCCGGCCTGTCGTCCCTGCCCGTAGATGCGCGGGAGTATGTGAAGACGAACGAGCGCTACACCGAGGCGGAGGTGAATTACGCCGAGACGGAACGGCGGCTTTCGGCGGGCCTCGCGGCGATGGTTTCGGAGGGCTGCATTCCGGTCGTAACGGGGTTTATCGGATCCACCGACGAAGGCGTGACCACGACCCTCGGGCGAGGTGCCTCGGATTTCACCGCCTCCCTGGTCGCCAGTGCGCTGCAGGCGGAGGAAGTGTGGATCTGGACGGACGTGGACGGCGCGATGACGGCCGACCCGAGGATCGTCGAGGACGCCCGCGTCCTCAAGGAGATTTCGTATCTCGAGGCCTCGGAGATGTCCTATTTCGGCGCCAAGGTACTCCATCCCATGACCATGCTGCCCGCGGTGAAACAGGAGATTCCCATTCGGATACGAAATACCTTCCGAAGCGGGAACAGCGGTACGCTCATCACTTCGCGCACCTGCGCCGCACCGCTGGGCGTGAAGGCCGTTACGAGTATCGACCGGCTTTGCCTGATCATGGTCGAGGGCACCAGCCTGAGCCGGACGCCGGATACCCACGCGCGGCTGTTCAAGACCACGGCGGACCGCAAGACCCAGGTCATCATGATCACGCAGGCGTCCTCCGAACACGATATCTGCCTGGTCGTCAGTGAAGGAGACAGCCCGGGAACGGTCCGGGCGCTCAAGGATGAGTTCCGTCACGAAGTCGCCGAAGGCAGTCTGGAGGAGATCTCGGTGCAACCCGATCTGGCCGTGGTGGCCGTGGTCGGCGGCGGCATGAAGGGCACCCCGGGCATCGCGGCCCGCACGTTCGGCATACTCGGCGAACACGGGATCAACATCATCGCCATTGCCCAGGGTTCATCGGAACTGAACATTTCATTCATCGTAGGCCGGGACGACCTGCGGAAGACCGTTCAACTGGTGCACGCGTCCTTCGGGCTGGGAGGGGACGGAGATTTTGAGCTCGATTAA
- a CDS encoding tetratricopeptide repeat protein produces MSVILVILLFLGWQPAAKNARGNELYQQEKYDEALAAYDEALTEDGENPALHYNRGNALYRSEQYPSAVQAYVNALEGEEPVGGRARYNMGNSLYRMGLLKESIEAYKAGLRIDSDDIDLKYNLEYVMRELRQQEEQERRNAQDRQEDLDDQADQDDQADQAGQDNRDDQADQADGGQEPDEGESPEAPPPREGELSRAEAERLLNALNRDEQDIQRQLRRQQATQVNPEKDW; encoded by the coding sequence ATGAGCGTAATCCTGGTCATCCTGTTGTTTCTCGGCTGGCAGCCGGCCGCGAAGAACGCCCGCGGAAACGAACTGTACCAACAGGAAAAATACGATGAGGCGCTGGCGGCCTATGACGAGGCGCTGACGGAGGACGGCGAGAACCCGGCACTGCATTACAACCGGGGCAACGCGCTGTACCGCTCCGAGCAGTATCCCTCTGCCGTACAGGCCTACGTGAACGCGCTGGAAGGCGAGGAGCCCGTCGGCGGCCGGGCCCGGTACAACATGGGAAACAGCCTCTATCGCATGGGCTTGCTGAAGGAATCCATCGAGGCCTACAAAGCGGGCCTGCGTATCGATTCGGACGATATCGACTTGAAATACAACCTGGAATACGTGATGAGGGAGCTTCGGCAGCAGGAGGAACAGGAACGCAGGAACGCGCAGGACCGGCAGGAGGACCTGGATGACCAGGCTGACCAGGATGACCAGGCGGACCAGGCGGGCCAGGACAACCGGGATGACCAGGCCGACCAGGCCGACGGTGGACAGGAACCTGATGAAGGGGAAAGCCCGGAAGCACCGCCGCCACGGGAGGGGGAACTGAGCAGGGCGGAGGCGGAACGCCTGCTGAACGCCCTGAACAGGGACGAGCAGGATATCCAGCGCCAGCTGCGCAGACAACAGGCCACGCAGGTCAATCCGGAAAAAGACTGGTAG
- a CDS encoding VWA domain-containing protein produces the protein MQFAQPEYLYLLAAAPLLVLFFAARFRRRREALRQLGEPELIGRLSRSTVARRQSVKAALVLLALVCFVLALARPQFGTRSETVSQTGFSVMAALDVSNSMLAEDVRPNRLVRAKFAVRSLVGKLRNDRIGLVVFAGSAFLQCPLTTDYSIVELFLDGIDTRTVGTQGTAIAEALRIAGRSFRQDHKGYKAVLLITDGEDHQEDPIAVASELAAQGVRVYVVGVGTPQGVPIPVTGEDGRIAGHMRDRSGSVVMSRLDESTLRHIAETTGGAYYRATPGGDEMDLVYDTIASLEKAEFESREFTQYVERFQYILFFGLLLLVADTVIRDRGLLDES, from the coding sequence ATGCAGTTTGCCCAACCTGAATACCTCTATCTGCTTGCGGCCGCGCCGCTGCTCGTCCTGTTTTTCGCCGCGCGGTTCCGACGCAGGCGCGAAGCCCTCAGGCAGCTGGGAGAACCGGAACTGATCGGCAGGCTGTCCCGTTCTACCGTGGCGAGAAGGCAGTCGGTCAAGGCGGCCCTCGTACTCCTCGCCCTGGTCTGTTTCGTGCTGGCGCTCGCCCGGCCGCAGTTCGGGACCCGGTCCGAAACCGTGAGCCAGACCGGGTTCTCGGTCATGGCCGCGCTGGACGTTTCCAACAGCATGCTGGCCGAGGATGTCCGGCCAAACCGCCTCGTGCGGGCCAAATTCGCCGTCCGGTCCCTGGTGGGGAAGCTTCGCAATGACCGGATCGGCCTGGTGGTATTCGCAGGGTCCGCTTTTCTCCAGTGTCCGCTGACCACCGATTACAGCATCGTGGAGCTTTTCCTGGACGGCATCGATACCCGGACCGTGGGTACCCAGGGAACGGCCATCGCGGAGGCGCTGCGCATCGCGGGCCGGTCGTTTCGGCAGGATCACAAGGGGTACAAGGCCGTCCTGCTGATCACCGACGGAGAAGACCACCAGGAAGATCCGATCGCCGTCGCTTCGGAACTGGCGGCCCAGGGGGTGCGCGTCTACGTGGTGGGCGTCGGCACGCCGCAGGGCGTACCCATACCGGTCACGGGCGAGGACGGCCGGATCGCCGGCCACATGCGGGACCGGTCCGGATCCGTGGTCATGAGCCGGCTGGACGAGTCCACGCTGCGACATATCGCGGAGACGACCGGAGGGGCCTACTACAGGGCTACCCCCGGTGGAGACGAGATGGACCTGGTATACGACACCATCGCGTCCCTGGAGAAGGCGGAGTTCGAGAGCAGAGAATTTACGCAGTACGTAGAACGTTTCCAGTATATATTGTTCTTCGGCCTGCTGCTCCTGGTTGCGGATACCGTGATCCGGGACCGCGGCCTGCTCGACGAATCGTAG
- a CDS encoding VWA domain-containing protein produces the protein MFFSTPMILVLLVILPVLFWTYRRRLKARRGGLSFSDISFVNRLKPASALKYRHVPTALRTMAIGLAILALARPQTGTEGAEVMTEGIDIILALDISGSMGAEDYKPRNRLFVAKSVISDFIRERTNDRIGMVVFAGRSFTQCPLTLDYDVLLGLLDQVEIGLTEDGTAIGMGIANSVNRLRQSTAESKVVILLTDGVNNTGAIDPITAAKAANVLGIKIYSIGIGKEGGAPIPVDDPVLGRTYARNRDGSLALTEIDEGTLREVASLTGGFYFKATDAEMLSHIYQRIDALERTEMRVIAYSRYTELFGYFLLPAMFLVLADIVLSHTRLRRLP, from the coding sequence ATGTTCTTTTCCACACCCATGATCCTGGTGCTTCTCGTGATCCTGCCGGTGCTCTTTTGGACGTACCGCCGGAGACTGAAGGCGCGCCGGGGCGGGCTGAGCTTCTCGGACATCTCTTTTGTCAACCGATTGAAACCCGCGTCCGCCTTGAAGTACCGCCACGTTCCCACCGCGCTGCGCACCATGGCCATCGGCCTGGCCATCCTTGCCCTGGCCCGCCCGCAGACGGGTACCGAAGGCGCGGAAGTGATGACGGAGGGGATCGACATCATACTGGCGCTCGATATATCCGGGAGCATGGGGGCGGAAGACTACAAACCCCGTAACCGGCTTTTCGTGGCCAAATCCGTGATTTCCGACTTCATCCGGGAACGGACGAACGACCGGATCGGCATGGTGGTCTTCGCGGGACGCAGCTTCACGCAGTGCCCGCTGACACTGGACTACGACGTGCTGCTCGGACTGCTGGACCAGGTGGAGATCGGGTTGACCGAAGACGGTACGGCCATCGGGATGGGCATTGCAAATTCCGTCAACCGGCTGCGGCAGAGCACTGCCGAGAGCAAAGTAGTCATTCTGCTTACCGACGGCGTGAACAATACGGGGGCGATCGACCCCATCACAGCGGCCAAGGCGGCCAACGTGCTGGGGATCAAGATCTACTCGATCGGGATCGGTAAAGAGGGCGGCGCGCCCATCCCGGTCGACGATCCCGTACTGGGCCGCACGTATGCGCGCAACCGGGACGGCAGCCTCGCCCTCACGGAAATCGATGAAGGGACGCTCAGGGAGGTCGCGTCGCTCACGGGCGGGTTCTATTTCAAGGCGACCGATGCCGAAATGCTGTCCCACATCTACCAGCGGATAGACGCGCTGGAACGCACGGAGATGAGGGTCATCGCCTACTCGAGGTACACCGAACTGTTCGGGTATTTCCTTTTGCCGGCCATGTTTCTCGTGCTGGCGGATATCGTGCTGTCGCACACCCGGCTGAGAAGACTGCCGTAG